In the genome of Triticum urartu cultivar G1812 chromosome 5, Tu2.1, whole genome shotgun sequence, one region contains:
- the LOC125555458 gene encoding ATP synthase subunit epsilon, mitochondrial-like encodes MSATTAAVPFWRAAGMTYVGYSRLCASMVRSCLKEPYKSEAAEVEKVHYSRSKWSDGKQAKPSKFLPRPPNLSPHPSDFVLFPSWLRTYGIDDPRVRALGLVFFDVSN; translated from the coding sequence ATGTCGGCCACGACGGCGGCGGTGCCCTTCTGGCGAGCGGCGGGGATGACCTACGTCGGCTACTCCAGGCTCTGCGCGTCCATGGTGCGGAGCTGCCTCAAGGAGCCCTACAAGTCCGAGGCCGCCGAAGTCGAGAAGGTCCACTACTCCCGCTCCAAGTGGTCCGACGGAAAGCAGGCCAAGCCCAGTAAGTTCCTTCCTCGCCCGCCCAATCTCTCGCCACATCCATCCGATTTTGTTTTATTTCCCTCCTGGTTACGTACGTACGGGATAGATGATCCTAGGGTTCGTGCACTCGGCTTGGTGTTTTTTGATGTGAGTAATTGA